One stretch of Pedobacter riviphilus DNA includes these proteins:
- a CDS encoding PH domain-containing protein — protein MATETVFTNEVIDLDLLPKYEDILLSRPHPDYWKIICINLLIFFGLLGITIGILLFFIDELKPNAKWIIPLYLFFLAIFLLLYRASFKKRGYAIRTHDVIYKSGIIAESTTIVPLNRIQHIELNEGIFSRMYKLGSLQLFTAGGQTGHIHISGIAIDEAKRIRDLLLKKLDLLENPTTELNLNE, from the coding sequence ATGGCTACTGAAACCGTTTTCACCAATGAAGTTATTGATCTTGATCTTCTTCCCAAATACGAAGACATTCTGTTAAGCAGGCCACATCCCGATTATTGGAAAATCATCTGTATTAATCTGTTGATCTTTTTTGGCCTACTGGGAATAACTATTGGTATACTCCTATTTTTTATTGATGAACTAAAACCAAACGCAAAATGGATTATCCCGCTTTATTTGTTTTTCCTAGCCATCTTTTTGCTACTCTATCGCGCCAGCTTTAAGAAACGGGGCTATGCTATCCGCACACACGATGTAATATATAAGAGTGGGATTATTGCCGAATCGACAACAATTGTTCCTTTAAACAGGATTCAGCATATTGAATTAAATGAAGGGATTTTTTCCAGAATGTACAAATTAGGGTCATTACAGCTATTTACCGCAGGTGGCCAAACCGGGCATATCCATATTTCGGGCATCGCAATTGACGAAGCAAAGCGTATTAGAGATCTGCTGTTGAAAAAACTAGACCTGCTTGAAAACCCAACAACTGAATTGAATCTTAATGAATAA